From Hydrogenispora ethanolica, the proteins below share one genomic window:
- a CDS encoding response regulator transcription factor, whose protein sequence is MYKLLIADDEPWIRQGLLQIIDWRGCGIDEVWEAEDGGEALAKSLAFQPDIIITDVRMPDLDGLELCNRLRDRLPRTKVIIISGYQDFDYARRAVTLGVFDYIVKPLNEENIVATVQRCLGTIAQERQRQDELEAAKTQMRAHSSLRQQESLYRLLKEAVRDGAAALDSLRQLGLNMKAAAYRVFLAEISDFERLKRQLSLKEQDDMKLRLLKALQGWIDLHGVGLALPGENDRIYGCVGFPEAPPEAGLEREWQGWRAIPGHGPELSIRLYVSGRGTDLTQLPELREQAERCRERRFFAPQTALLFYDPAQDPPPAAAAAPYRYDAHSERGILEALRLGDRALLQQRLRQLAGELLEHHQSLTSQEALFIYEGLLEYVSRELAEEVPQAAGQFSADKLRTLKELKYQDHLDKAARCVESQFLEWLDRLRQLLGGEKRKIIRCVREYVEQRYPQKISLATAAEHFHFNPSYLSKLFCSETGESFTKYLMKIRIARAKEILKDPSVRIYEVGDRVGYSDLKYFTKVFKELEGLTPGEYRDRCLPHKLNSISK, encoded by the coding sequence ATGTATAAGCTATTGATCGCCGATGATGAACCTTGGATCCGCCAGGGCTTATTGCAGATCATCGACTGGCGGGGCTGCGGAATCGACGAGGTATGGGAGGCTGAGGACGGCGGGGAGGCGTTGGCGAAAAGCCTCGCCTTTCAGCCGGATATCATCATCACCGATGTCCGGATGCCCGATCTCGACGGCCTGGAACTCTGCAACCGGCTGCGGGACAGACTGCCCCGGACCAAAGTGATCATCATCAGCGGCTACCAGGATTTCGATTATGCCCGGAGGGCCGTGACCCTGGGAGTCTTCGATTATATCGTGAAGCCGTTGAATGAAGAGAATATCGTGGCCACGGTGCAACGGTGCCTGGGGACCATCGCCCAGGAGCGGCAACGCCAGGACGAGCTGGAAGCGGCCAAAACCCAGATGCGGGCCCACTCTTCCCTCCGGCAGCAGGAGTCCCTCTACCGGCTGCTCAAGGAGGCGGTTCGGGACGGGGCGGCGGCGCTCGACAGCCTGCGGCAGCTGGGGCTGAATATGAAGGCTGCCGCGTATCGGGTGTTTCTGGCCGAGATCAGCGATTTTGAAAGGCTGAAGCGGCAGCTGTCGCTGAAGGAGCAGGACGATATGAAACTGCGCCTCCTAAAGGCGCTTCAAGGATGGATCGATCTTCACGGAGTGGGCCTGGCGCTGCCGGGGGAGAACGACCGGATCTACGGCTGCGTGGGGTTCCCGGAAGCGCCCCCGGAGGCCGGGCTGGAGCGGGAATGGCAGGGCTGGCGCGCCATTCCGGGCCATGGGCCGGAGTTATCCATCCGCCTCTATGTCAGCGGAAGGGGGACGGACCTTACCCAACTGCCGGAACTGCGGGAGCAGGCGGAGCGGTGCCGCGAACGCCGCTTCTTTGCCCCCCAAACGGCCCTGCTCTTTTACGATCCGGCTCAGGATCCGCCTCCGGCCGCAGCCGCGGCGCCCTATCGTTATGATGCCCACTCCGAACGCGGGATCCTGGAGGCGCTGCGCCTGGGAGACCGCGCCCTGCTTCAGCAGCGCCTGCGCCAGCTGGCCGGGGAACTGCTGGAGCATCATCAAAGCCTCACCTCCCAGGAGGCGCTGTTCATTTACGAAGGGCTGCTGGAGTATGTGAGCCGCGAGTTGGCGGAAGAGGTCCCGCAGGCGGCCGGTCAATTCAGCGCCGATAAATTGCGGACCTTGAAGGAATTGAAGTACCAGGACCATCTGGATAAGGCCGCCCGCTGCGTCGAGTCGCAATTCCTGGAATGGCTGGACCGGCTGCGACAGTTGCTGGGGGGAGAAAAGCGGAAGATCATCCGCTGCGTGCGCGAATATGTGGAACAACGCTACCCGCAGAAGATCTCCCTGGCCACGGCGGCGGAGCATTTTCATTTCAACCCTTCCTACCTGAGCAAGCTGTTCTGTTCCGAGACGGGAGAGTCCTTCACCAAGTATCTCATGAAAATCCGCATCGCCAGGGCCAAGGAGATCCTGAAGGATCCCAGCGTCCGAATTTATGAAGTGGGCGACCGGGTCGGCTACAGCGACCTGAAATACTTCACCAAAGTCTTTAAAGAACTGGAAGGCCTGACCCCCGGCGAATACCGGGACCGTTGCCTGCCCCATAAGTTGAATTCCATTTCGAAATGA
- a CDS encoding ABC transporter substrate-binding protein: MKKSMKVCAGLLIALFILSNCLTMAAKKPVELTYWYPNGLSNEQAVLKKAVDLFNQQNPDIKVKGEFVGASGSGQGATDKLMVAISGGNPPDVVTFDRFMVGQWADQGLFENLTALARTHKISKNQFYDFAWQEASYKGNLYALPFDTDTRALFYNKKMFKEAGLNPEKPPLTIKQLDEYAAKLTKKEGNRYRVIGFIPWLQQGWLYTWGWSFGGRFQDPKTGRITANDPGVVKALEWETTYAKKYDIEAVTNFATAAGGDINPFAAGMVAMVISGPWEISGFKVNAPNLDYGISYIPTPTGANFHSWAGGWSYVIPKGVKNKEAAFRFAKFMSVGEGARIYGEETTHFMSAKALNDKFNWFKEDPKYKIFVTLLPKSFCRPVIPKGQLLWDELVNATDSALNGKGTPKELLDKATAKVNRELGY, translated from the coding sequence ATGAAAAAATCGATGAAAGTGTGCGCGGGATTGCTCATCGCTCTGTTTATCCTATCCAATTGCCTCACGATGGCCGCCAAGAAACCGGTGGAACTGACCTATTGGTATCCCAACGGCCTCAGCAACGAACAGGCCGTTCTGAAGAAGGCGGTCGATCTGTTCAACCAGCAGAACCCGGATATTAAAGTGAAAGGCGAATTTGTCGGGGCCAGCGGCAGCGGCCAAGGCGCCACCGACAAATTAATGGTGGCCATCAGCGGGGGAAATCCGCCCGATGTCGTCACCTTTGACCGTTTTATGGTTGGCCAGTGGGCCGATCAAGGGTTGTTTGAGAATTTGACCGCTTTGGCGCGGACGCATAAGATTAGCAAGAATCAATTCTATGATTTTGCCTGGCAGGAAGCAAGTTACAAGGGCAACCTGTACGCCCTGCCGTTCGATACCGATACCCGGGCGCTTTTCTATAATAAGAAAATGTTCAAGGAAGCCGGGCTCAATCCGGAGAAACCGCCGCTGACCATCAAACAATTGGATGAATACGCGGCCAAATTGACCAAAAAAGAAGGAAACCGTTACAGAGTCATCGGATTTATTCCCTGGCTGCAACAGGGTTGGCTATATACGTGGGGCTGGAGCTTCGGCGGCCGTTTCCAGGATCCGAAAACCGGCCGGATCACCGCCAACGATCCGGGCGTCGTCAAGGCGCTGGAATGGGAGACGACCTATGCCAAGAAGTATGATATCGAGGCCGTGACCAATTTCGCCACCGCCGCCGGCGGCGACATCAATCCCTTCGCCGCCGGGATGGTGGCCATGGTGATCAGCGGCCCCTGGGAGATTTCGGGCTTCAAAGTCAACGCTCCGAACCTCGACTACGGCATCTCCTATATCCCCACGCCCACCGGCGCCAACTTCCATTCCTGGGCGGGCGGCTGGTCCTACGTCATTCCTAAGGGCGTCAAAAATAAGGAAGCGGCGTTCCGCTTCGCCAAGTTTATGTCGGTCGGCGAGGGCGCCCGCATTTACGGCGAGGAAACCACCCATTTCATGTCGGCGAAAGCCCTGAATGACAAATTCAACTGGTTCAAAGAAGATCCGAAGTACAAGATCTTTGTGACGCTGCTTCCCAAATCATTCTGCCGGCCGGTGATCCCCAAGGGCCAGCTGCTCTGGGACGAACTGGTCAATGCCACGGACAGCGCCTTGAACGGCAAGGGAACCCCCAAAGAGCTTCTGGACAAGGCGACGGCCAAGGTCAACCGGGAACTGGGCTACTAA
- a CDS encoding carbohydrate ABC transporter permease, protein MNAQPSMVSKKAPRKVFFAANHPIYGWLFALPWLIGLTVFYIYPLCSSIVYSFTSFNGIVAGRFVGGRNYADLMADETFWIAVKNTFVFAAMAVPASLIFGILVAVLLNAKIRGRGVYRVIALIPTLVPVVAVSIIWQWLLNSQFGLVNYLLYRVGLPGPPWFGSELWAKPSILLIVIWTIGANILTYLAGLQDIPESYYEAAAIDGAGARHKFFRITLPLLSPIILYNTIMGIIGALQQFTLAFVITNGQGTPANSMMFYAMYLYKNAFTYFKMGTANAMAWMMFVVVMALTVFVFTVSKKWVHYMGE, encoded by the coding sequence ATGAACGCGCAACCCTCCATGGTTTCGAAAAAGGCGCCCCGCAAAGTTTTTTTCGCCGCCAATCATCCCATCTACGGCTGGCTGTTCGCCCTGCCCTGGCTGATCGGATTGACGGTCTTTTATATCTACCCCTTATGCTCATCGATCGTTTACAGTTTCACCTCATTCAACGGGATCGTGGCCGGCCGCTTTGTGGGGGGCCGGAATTACGCCGATTTGATGGCGGATGAAACCTTCTGGATCGCGGTCAAGAATACCTTCGTCTTTGCGGCGATGGCCGTCCCGGCCAGCCTGATCTTTGGGATTCTGGTGGCGGTGCTGCTGAACGCGAAGATCCGGGGGCGGGGGGTATACCGGGTGATCGCCCTCATCCCCACGCTGGTGCCGGTGGTCGCCGTCTCCATCATCTGGCAGTGGCTGTTGAACAGCCAGTTCGGGCTGGTAAATTATTTGTTATACCGGGTCGGCCTGCCGGGGCCGCCCTGGTTCGGCAGCGAGCTTTGGGCCAAACCCTCGATCCTGCTCATCGTCATCTGGACCATCGGGGCCAACATCCTGACCTATTTGGCCGGCTTGCAGGACATCCCCGAGAGCTATTACGAGGCGGCCGCCATCGACGGGGCGGGCGCCCGCCATAAGTTTTTCCGGATCACGCTGCCGTTGTTGTCGCCGATCATCCTGTACAACACGATCATGGGGATCATCGGGGCGCTGCAGCAATTCACGCTGGCCTTCGTCATCACCAACGGCCAGGGGACGCCGGCCAACTCGATGATGTTTTACGCGATGTATCTGTATAAAAACGCCTTTACCTATTTCAAAATGGGCACCGCCAACGCCATGGCCTGGATGATGTTCGTGGTGGTGATGGCCCTGACGGTTTTCGTGTTTACCGTCTCCAAGAAATGGGTTCATTATATGGGTGAATGA
- a CDS encoding carbohydrate ABC transporter permease, with translation MLRKYHLSVQLSLILVSLFFVIPFYFMVCTSFKTQAECYVYPITWLPEHFNLRGYRDIFGMIPFGRYFLNTSYITVLNVIGVVCCCPLAAYSFARLKWRGRDPLFFVTLAVMMIPYQVIMVPIFMIFSKLKLVGTFWPLIIPQYFGVPFYIFLLRQFFKGLPKDLEDSARIDGCSEFRIFLKIYLPICKPAVLTIMIFQMLSSWNDFNGPLIYLQRSEMYTLQLGLQQFKTAHLTYWPPMMAAAVLISLPIILVFFIAQKRFIEGITFTGIKG, from the coding sequence ATGCTACGAAAATATCACCTGTCCGTTCAGTTGTCACTGATACTCGTCTCGCTGTTCTTTGTCATCCCGTTTTACTTCATGGTCTGCACCTCTTTTAAAACCCAGGCCGAATGTTACGTCTATCCCATCACCTGGCTGCCGGAGCATTTCAATCTCCGGGGGTACCGGGATATCTTCGGCATGATCCCCTTTGGGCGCTATTTTCTGAATACTTCCTATATTACGGTGCTGAATGTCATCGGCGTCGTCTGCTGCTGCCCGCTGGCGGCCTACAGTTTCGCCCGCTTGAAATGGCGGGGCCGCGATCCGCTCTTCTTTGTGACCCTGGCGGTGATGATGATCCCGTATCAAGTGATCATGGTGCCGATCTTCATGATCTTCTCCAAGCTGAAGCTGGTGGGCACCTTTTGGCCGCTGATCATTCCGCAGTACTTCGGCGTGCCGTTCTATATCTTCCTGTTGCGCCAGTTCTTTAAGGGACTGCCGAAGGACCTGGAGGATTCGGCGCGGATCGACGGCTGCTCGGAGTTCCGGATCTTCTTAAAAATCTATCTGCCCATCTGCAAGCCGGCGGTGCTGACGATCATGATCTTTCAGATGCTGAGTTCCTGGAATGATTTCAACGGCCCGTTAATTTATTTGCAACGGTCGGAGATGTATACCCTGCAACTGGGGCTGCAACAGTTCAAGACCGCCCACCTGACCTACTGGCCGCCGATGATGGCCGCCGCGGTGCTGATCTCGCTCCCGATCATCCTGGTGTTTTTCATCGCCCAGAAGCGGTTCATCGAAGGGATCACCTTTACCGGCATCAAGGGTTGA
- a CDS encoding alpha-mannosidase: MGFFMMERVKTICAELAGYIDRARLPLDHWQYKEGHFPNGAAADADPSPWRDFLPGMRWGGRDRHYWFRSDLAIPAEFQGQTLALQVATGQTKEAWDATNPQFFLYLDGTLIQGLDVNHREVIFARGGDADGNRSYRIDLAAYSGMLEQRSDFEVRLVAVDEPIKEFYYDLWVPLLVAQELPENDERRQTLLEVLNGAVNRLDLRKPYSEPFYASLGAAADFLRQGLAALEERPEPPLATCVGHTHIDVAWLWTLGQTREKAARSFATVLKLMEDYPEYIFMSSQPQLYQFVKEDHPELYQKIAARIREGRWEAEGAMWVEADCNLASGESLVRQILFGTRFFQREFGVRNRLLWLPDVFGYSAALPQILKRSGIDYFMTTKISWNDFNKLPYDTFMWEGIDGTPVLTHFITTREPGAPPDSHFTTYNGKLTPAALIGGWQRYQQKSLNRDILIACGYGDGGGGTTPDMLEQGRRMSRALPGCPRVRPGTAGDYFRRLEQQLAGRPDLPKWVGELYLEFHRGTYTSMARNKRYNRKSELLYQDAEFLAVLGRLLAGQSYPQAALNRGWETILLNQFHDILPGSSIKEVYEESRRQYEQIIGAGRELAGHSLAAVAKAVRLEQPAVVVFNSLSFTRSAIVLADLDPDDSRYHSVIDATGRKRPLQRVESAGRNQVLFCAPDLPAKGYQAFPLSSEKVADPPELSVGPSLLENCYFRIAIDAQGNIASLFDKRNRWQVLKPGLAGNRLLAFEDKPAEYDNWNIDLYYQEKQWEIDAVEEISVIEEGPVRGGLRIRKRFLDSVIVQDIYIYNDLPRIDFDTQIDWKESQILLKAAFPVDVHANKATYDIQFGNVERPTHWNTSWDLARFEVCAHKWADLSEAGYGVSLINDCKYGHDIKDGVIRLTLLKSGNHPNPEADRELHHFVYSLYPHPGDWREGGTVQTAYSVNVPVYAQPEPAHPGSLPATLSLLALDRENVILETVKQAEDDGGIVLRLHECYNRRGAVTLRSHLPLQRAVECNLLEEEEAELAVAGERELRLEMKPYEIKTLKLEFRD; the protein is encoded by the coding sequence ATGGGTTTTTTCATGATGGAACGGGTCAAAACGATCTGCGCGGAATTGGCCGGTTATATCGACCGCGCCAGGCTGCCCTTGGATCACTGGCAGTACAAGGAGGGACATTTCCCGAATGGCGCGGCGGCCGACGCCGATCCCTCGCCCTGGCGGGATTTCCTTCCCGGAATGCGCTGGGGCGGACGGGACCGCCACTACTGGTTCCGGAGCGATTTGGCGATTCCCGCCGAGTTTCAAGGTCAGACGCTGGCGCTGCAGGTGGCGACGGGCCAAACCAAGGAGGCCTGGGACGCCACCAATCCGCAATTCTTCCTCTACCTCGACGGAACCCTGATTCAGGGGCTGGACGTCAATCACCGCGAAGTCATTTTCGCCCGCGGCGGCGACGCGGACGGCAACCGGAGTTACCGGATCGATTTGGCGGCCTACAGCGGCATGCTGGAACAGCGCAGCGATTTCGAAGTGCGGCTGGTGGCGGTGGATGAGCCGATCAAAGAATTCTATTATGATCTGTGGGTGCCGTTGCTGGTGGCGCAGGAGCTTCCGGAGAACGACGAACGGCGGCAGACCCTGCTGGAAGTCTTAAACGGGGCGGTGAACCGTTTGGATCTCCGCAAGCCGTATTCGGAGCCGTTCTATGCCTCGCTAGGGGCGGCAGCGGACTTCCTGCGCCAGGGCCTCGCCGCGCTGGAGGAACGGCCGGAGCCGCCGCTGGCCACCTGTGTCGGCCATACCCACATCGATGTGGCCTGGCTGTGGACTCTGGGCCAGACCCGCGAGAAGGCGGCCCGCAGTTTCGCCACGGTTTTAAAGCTGATGGAGGATTATCCGGAATATATCTTCATGTCAAGCCAGCCCCAGCTGTATCAGTTCGTCAAAGAAGATCATCCCGAATTGTATCAAAAGATCGCTGCCCGGATCCGGGAGGGCCGCTGGGAGGCGGAAGGGGCCATGTGGGTGGAGGCCGATTGCAACCTGGCCTCCGGCGAATCGCTGGTGCGCCAGATCCTGTTCGGAACCCGCTTTTTCCAGCGGGAGTTCGGCGTGAGAAACCGCCTGCTCTGGCTGCCGGACGTCTTCGGCTACAGCGCGGCGCTGCCGCAGATCCTGAAACGCTCGGGCATCGATTACTTCATGACCACCAAGATCAGCTGGAACGACTTTAACAAACTGCCCTACGACACCTTTATGTGGGAGGGGATCGACGGCACGCCGGTATTGACGCATTTCATCACCACCCGCGAGCCGGGCGCGCCGCCTGATTCCCACTTTACCACCTACAACGGCAAGCTGACGCCCGCGGCGCTCATCGGGGGCTGGCAGCGTTATCAACAAAAGAGCCTCAACCGGGATATTCTGATCGCCTGCGGTTACGGCGACGGCGGCGGCGGAACGACCCCGGACATGCTGGAACAGGGCCGCCGGATGAGCCGCGCCCTTCCGGGCTGTCCCCGGGTGCGGCCGGGCACGGCCGGGGATTATTTCCGCCGCTTGGAACAGCAGCTGGCGGGACGGCCCGATCTCCCCAAATGGGTCGGCGAGTTGTATCTGGAGTTCCATCGCGGCACTTATACCTCGATGGCCCGGAATAAGCGTTATAACCGCAAAAGCGAGCTGCTTTACCAAGATGCGGAGTTTCTGGCGGTCCTGGGCCGGCTGCTGGCCGGCCAAAGCTATCCGCAGGCGGCGTTGAACCGGGGTTGGGAGACGATTCTGCTCAACCAGTTCCACGATATCCTGCCCGGTTCCTCCATTAAGGAGGTTTACGAGGAATCGCGCCGCCAATACGAGCAGATCATCGGCGCCGGCCGGGAACTGGCCGGGCATTCGTTGGCGGCGGTGGCCAAGGCCGTCCGGCTGGAGCAACCGGCGGTAGTCGTCTTCAATAGCTTGTCGTTCACCCGTTCGGCGATCGTCCTGGCCGACCTGGACCCCGACGATTCCAGGTATCACAGCGTCATCGATGCCACGGGCCGGAAGCGCCCCTTGCAACGGGTGGAAAGCGCCGGCCGGAACCAAGTCCTGTTCTGCGCCCCGGATCTGCCGGCCAAAGGGTACCAGGCTTTTCCATTGAGTTCCGAAAAGGTGGCCGATCCGCCCGAACTCTCGGTGGGGCCGTCGCTGCTGGAGAACTGTTACTTCCGCATCGCGATCGACGCCCAGGGCAACATCGCTTCCCTCTTTGACAAGCGTAACCGGTGGCAGGTTTTGAAACCGGGCCTGGCAGGCAACCGGCTGCTCGCTTTCGAAGACAAACCGGCGGAGTACGATAACTGGAATATCGACCTTTATTATCAGGAGAAGCAATGGGAGATCGACGCAGTGGAGGAGATCTCCGTCATCGAGGAGGGACCGGTCCGGGGCGGCCTCCGGATCCGCAAGCGCTTCCTGGACTCCGTCATCGTTCAGGATATCTACATTTACAATGACCTGCCGCGGATCGATTTCGATACCCAGATCGACTGGAAAGAGAGCCAGATTCTTTTGAAAGCGGCTTTCCCGGTGGACGTCCACGCCAATAAGGCCACTTATGACATTCAGTTCGGCAATGTCGAGCGGCCGACCCATTGGAACACCTCCTGGGATCTGGCCCGCTTTGAAGTCTGCGCCCATAAATGGGCCGATCTTTCCGAGGCCGGCTACGGGGTCAGCCTGATCAATGACTGTAAATACGGCCACGACATCAAGGACGGCGTGATCCGGCTGACCCTGCTGAAGTCGGGGAACCATCCCAATCCGGAGGCGGACCGGGAATTGCACCATTTCGTCTACTCGCTCTACCCCCATCCGGGCGATTGGCGGGAAGGAGGGACCGTTCAGACGGCCTACAGCGTTAACGTGCCGGTCTACGCCCAGCCGGAACCGGCCCACCCCGGAAGCCTGCCGGCGACTCTGTCCCTGCTGGCGCTGGATCGGGAAAATGTGATCCTGGAGACGGTCAAGCAAGCCGAGGATGACGGGGGAATTGTGCTGCGGCTCCACGAGTGTTACAACCGGCGCGGCGCGGTCACGTTGCGCAGCCATTTGCCGTTGCAACGGGCGGTGGAATGCAACCTGCTGGAGGAGGAAGAGGCGGAACTGGCCGTTGCCGGAGAGCGGGAGCTTCGTTTGGAAATGAAGCCTTATGAGATTAAGACGCTGAAGTTGGAGTTCCGGGACTGA
- the melA gene encoding alpha-galactosidase gives MKKIAFIGAGSFGFTRALVRDILSFPALADSTIALMDIDPERLAYIKNAVEKIIAAGNYPAKVLATTDRVEALRDADGVVCTILAGRVNVWRHDIEIPKKYGVDINVGDTRGPAGIFRALRTIPVMLDICRDIEQYCPEAIFLNYTNPMAMLCRAMQGQTPLRVTGLCHSVQGTAAMLAKWIGAPMEEITYLCAGINHQAWYLSYRWNGQDAYPLIRAAVQKPEIYNEEMVRNEMFLHLDYYVTESSGHNSEYNAWFRKRPDLIEQYCTHSTGWNPGVYAYILNEYLKRETTWKSEIDEWFQQPIDLQRGKEYAAYIFNATLGDGTPFEFNGNVRNFGLIDNLPEGCCVEVPVLASKRGLDPLHVGPLPEQLAILNNISARCEELAVAGAIEGDPRKIFHAVCYDPLTSAVLSLAEIQRMVTEMFEANREWLPQFKHFA, from the coding sequence ATGAAAAAGATCGCCTTTATCGGCGCTGGCAGTTTCGGTTTCACCCGGGCGCTGGTCCGGGATATCCTGTCCTTCCCGGCGCTGGCCGACAGCACCATCGCCTTGATGGATATCGACCCCGAACGGCTGGCCTATATCAAAAACGCGGTCGAGAAGATCATCGCGGCCGGCAACTATCCGGCCAAGGTCCTGGCCACCACCGACCGGGTCGAGGCCCTGCGGGACGCCGACGGCGTGGTCTGCACCATTCTGGCGGGCCGGGTGAATGTCTGGCGCCATGATATCGAGATCCCCAAAAAGTACGGCGTCGACATCAATGTCGGCGATACCCGCGGCCCGGCCGGGATCTTCCGGGCCCTGCGCACCATCCCGGTGATGCTGGATATCTGCCGCGACATTGAGCAATATTGTCCGGAAGCCATTTTCCTGAATTACACCAACCCCATGGCCATGCTCTGCCGGGCAATGCAGGGCCAAACCCCGCTCCGGGTCACCGGCCTCTGCCACAGCGTACAGGGGACCGCTGCGATGCTCGCCAAATGGATCGGCGCCCCTATGGAGGAGATCACCTATCTGTGCGCCGGCATCAATCATCAGGCCTGGTATCTGAGTTACCGCTGGAACGGCCAGGACGCCTATCCGCTGATCCGGGCGGCGGTGCAAAAACCGGAGATCTACAACGAAGAGATGGTCCGCAACGAGATGTTCCTGCATCTGGATTATTACGTCACCGAATCCAGCGGCCACAACTCCGAGTATAACGCCTGGTTCCGCAAGCGCCCCGATCTGATCGAGCAGTATTGCACCCACAGCACCGGCTGGAATCCGGGAGTCTACGCCTACATTTTGAACGAATACCTGAAGCGCGAAACCACCTGGAAAAGCGAGATCGACGAATGGTTCCAACAGCCCATCGATCTCCAGCGCGGCAAGGAATACGCGGCCTATATCTTCAACGCCACCCTCGGCGACGGGACGCCTTTCGAATTCAACGGCAATGTCCGCAATTTCGGGCTCATCGACAACCTTCCCGAAGGCTGCTGCGTCGAGGTGCCGGTCCTGGCCTCCAAACGCGGCCTGGATCCGCTCCATGTCGGGCCGCTCCCGGAGCAGCTGGCGATCCTGAACAATATCAGCGCCCGCTGCGAGGAGCTGGCGGTGGCCGGGGCCATCGAGGGCGACCCGCGCAAGATCTTCCATGCCGTCTGTTACGACCCCTTGACCTCGGCCGTGTTGAGCCTGGCCGAGATCCAGCGGATGGTGACGGAGATGTTCGAGGCCAACCGCGAATGGTTGCCGCAATTTAAACATTTTGCATAA
- a CDS encoding AraC family transcriptional regulator, with amino-acid sequence MPQVIDLHPPHRSELDMYNCGIEDCRPGHFFGPAVREYYLIHVIRSGKGFFQVGNQRYPLRRGQGFLICPDVVTFYQADQDDPWHYSWVGFNGTKARDYLEAAGLSQANPIFGFDREDALPEWIGRMVEAGSLGRGRETALRGLLYLFLSRLIENAKTECAGNQLSKKEQYLQKAIEFIRINYSRKITVRQIAAFVGLDRSYLSALFREELHRSPQEFLIRFRMEKARGFMANESLSIGDVARSVGYDDPLQFSKAFKKWSGLPPSRYRKRAGEDASG; translated from the coding sequence ATGCCACAAGTCATTGATCTTCATCCGCCGCATCGTTCCGAGTTGGATATGTACAATTGTGGAATCGAGGATTGCCGGCCGGGCCATTTTTTCGGGCCGGCGGTCCGGGAGTATTATCTGATCCATGTCATCCGCAGCGGCAAAGGCTTCTTCCAAGTGGGGAACCAGCGCTATCCGTTGCGGCGGGGACAGGGGTTTTTGATCTGCCCGGATGTGGTCACCTTCTATCAGGCGGATCAAGACGACCCCTGGCACTATTCGTGGGTGGGGTTCAACGGAACGAAAGCCCGGGATTATTTGGAAGCGGCCGGTCTCAGCCAGGCCAATCCCATCTTCGGCTTCGACCGCGAGGACGCGCTGCCGGAATGGATCGGCCGGATGGTGGAGGCCGGTTCGCTGGGGCGGGGCCGGGAGACCGCTCTGCGGGGGCTGCTCTACCTCTTTCTGTCCCGGCTGATCGAAAATGCCAAGACGGAGTGCGCCGGCAACCAGCTCTCCAAGAAGGAACAGTACCTCCAAAAGGCCATCGAGTTTATCCGGATCAATTACTCGCGGAAGATTACCGTCCGGCAGATCGCCGCCTTTGTCGGATTGGACCGGAGCTATCTCAGCGCCCTGTTCCGGGAGGAACTGCACCGCAGCCCGCAGGAGTTCCTGATCCGCTTCCGCATGGAGAAGGCCCGCGGCTTCATGGCCAATGAGTCGTTGTCCATCGGCGACGTGGCCCGCTCGGTCGGGTATGACGATCCGCTGCAGTTTTCGAAGGCTTTTAAGAAATGGAGCGGCCTGCCGCCCAGCCGCTACCGGAAAAGGGCCGGCGAGGACGCATCCGGCTGA
- a CDS encoding response regulator transcription factor: MANEAILKAVVAEDEELILNHIIKHIHGFQLGFSVVGAAQNGKQALELIEEHSPDLLLTDIRMPVIDGLELLKQVTLNYPYIKTIIISGYSEFEYAKQAIKYGVKDYLLKPLEPDELREALTAIKVSLENETQALLRQLARNAPGNQTPEEIVAIVARFIKENFTQEINLNSLAKSFNFNASYLSKLFKKHYDETPVKYLLTLRINEAKHLLRGRPELDVKTVGELVGYPDPFYFSRVFKQMTGKSPSEFREP; the protein is encoded by the coding sequence ATGGCGAACGAAGCGATTCTGAAAGCCGTTGTGGCTGAAGACGAAGAGCTGATCCTGAATCACATCATCAAGCATATCCACGGTTTTCAGCTGGGTTTCAGCGTGGTGGGGGCCGCCCAAAACGGCAAACAGGCGCTGGAGCTGATCGAAGAGCACTCCCCCGATCTGTTGCTGACCGACATCCGGATGCCGGTCATTGACGGTTTGGAGCTGCTGAAACAGGTCACGCTGAACTACCCCTATATCAAAACCATCATTATCAGCGGGTACAGCGAGTTCGAATACGCCAAGCAGGCCATCAAATACGGCGTCAAGGATTACCTGTTGAAACCGCTGGAACCCGATGAACTGCGGGAAGCGCTGACCGCCATCAAAGTTTCGCTGGAGAACGAAACCCAGGCCCTCCTGCGCCAGCTGGCCCGGAATGCGCCGGGCAATCAGACGCCGGAAGAGATCGTGGCGATCGTGGCCCGCTTCATTAAGGAGAATTTCACCCAGGAGATCAATCTGAACTCGCTGGCGAAGAGCTTTAACTTCAACGCTTCCTATCTGAGCAAGTTATTCAAGAAACACTACGACGAGACTCCGGTGAAATACCTGCTGACCCTGCGGATCAATGAGGCCAAACACCTCTTGCGGGGGCGGCCGGAGCTGGATGTCAAGACCGTCGGAGAGCTGGTGGGCTATCCCGACCCCTTCTATTTCAGCCGGGTCTTTAAGCAGATGACCGGCAAAAGCCCTTCGGAATTCCGCGAGCCATAG